From one Trachemys scripta elegans isolate TJP31775 chromosome 14, CAS_Tse_1.0, whole genome shotgun sequence genomic stretch:
- the LOC117887111 gene encoding olfactory receptor 6N1-like, which produces MEASNETWEAEFFLVGFPDLERFHLLLFSLLLFTYLLILGGNAAILLLIRANLHLHVPMYYFVAILSFLEVWYTTVTIPKMLANLLDSRKPISYRGCLLQVYFFHALGITEACLLTAMAYDRYLAICKPLHYPSAMTPKICLWLAAGCWACGFMWPVPEIILLSTLPLCGAHRIEHLFCDFPSLFSLACTDVSTSTTIDFALHSFVILGPATLILFSYVKILSVIINIQDSEGRRKAFSTCASHLTVVLAFFGTTGFMYIRPAQSRPSYHDRVVAMVYAVLTPLFNPLIYSLRNKDIRKAISNLMKPRLGFSDRYLTLAMAFVTHLSMSADPGLVKKQMNLAQGEKLKKRTGVYDSPSPGRPRFLSNRFSCPLFPSPIPSTAPQSLQPLTGALSHQSGELQVPAE; this is translated from the exons ATGGAAGCCTCCAACGAGACATGGGAAGCTGAGTTTTTCCTGGTGGGGTTCCCAGATCTCGAGCGCTTTCACCTCCTGCTCTTTAGCCTCCTGTTGTTCACCTACTTACTCATTCTTGGTGGCAATGCTGCCATTCTCCTGCTTATCCGGGCCAACCTGCATCTTCATGTCCCCATGTATTATTTTGTGGCCATCCTGTCTTTCTTGGAGGTGTGGTACACCACAGTGACCATCCCCAAGATGCTGGCCAACCTCCTGGACAGCAGGAAGCCCATCTCCTACAGAGGTTGCCTCCTGCAGGTGTATTTCTTCCATGCGTTGGGCATTACAGAGGCCTGTTTGCTCACGGCAATGGCCTACGACCGATACTTGGCCATCTGCAAGCCTTTGCACTACCCATCTGCCATGACCCCCAAGATTTGCCTGTGGCTAGCGGCAGGGTGCTGGGCATGTGGCTTTATGTGGCCCGTGCCAGAAATCATCCTGCTCTCCACGTTGCCCCTCTGCGGGGCGCACCGCATAGAGCACCTCTTCTGCGACTTCCCCTCGCTGTTCAGCTTGGCCTGCACTGATGTGTCCACCAGCACCACCATAGACTTCGCCCTCCACTCCTTCGTCATCCTCGGCCCGGCCACCCTCATCCTCTTCTCTTACGTGAAGATTCTGAGCGTCATCATCAATATCCAGGACTCGGAAGGGCGGCGAAAGGCCTTCTCCACCTGCGCCTCTCACCTAACTGTGGTACTGGCCTTTTTCGGCACCACTGGTTTTATGTACATCCGCCCGGCACAAAGCCGACCTTCATACCACGACAGGGTGGTGGCGATGGTCTATGCGGTGCTAACCCCTCTTTTCAACCCGCTAATCTACAGCTTGAGGAACAAAGATATTCGGAAAGCCATCAGCAATCTCATGAAACCCCG CCTGGGCTTTAGCGACAGGTACCTGACCCTAGCCATGGCCTTTGTCACACACCTGTCCATGTCAGCGGATCCCGGCCTGGTTAAGAAGCAGATGAATCTGGCTCAAGGAGAGAAGCTGAAGAAACGAACAGGCGTGTACGACTCACCAAGCCCGGGCAGACCCAGGTTTCTATCAAACCGGTTCTCCTGCCCCCTGTTCCcgtcccccatccccagcacagCACCTCAGAGCCTCCAGCCACTGACTGGAGCCTTGTCCCATCAGTCTGGGGAGCTGCAGGTCCCTGCGGAGTGA